The following proteins are co-located in the Candidatus Terasakiella magnetica genome:
- the fabG gene encoding 3-oxoacyl-ACP reductase FabG, whose amino-acid sequence MGRTVLVTGASKGIGQAVALRLAKDGFDILVHYGRDQNGAEETLTKINELGASGRIISFDISDREQCKSTLEADIEEHGAYYGVVLNAGVTSDTAFPAMTDEDWDGVIHTNLDGFYNVLRPCTMPMVSARKGGRIVVMSSVSGVMGNRGQTNYAASKAGLIGAAKSLAIELAKRKITVNSVAPGLIGTQMLDDLPMDEIKKAIPMRRVGTPEEVAGTVSFLCSDDASYITRQVISINGGMF is encoded by the coding sequence ATGGGTAGAACGGTTTTAGTCACAGGGGCCAGCAAGGGTATTGGTCAGGCTGTCGCGTTACGTCTTGCTAAAGATGGTTTTGATATTCTTGTTCATTATGGACGAGATCAAAATGGCGCTGAAGAAACACTAACTAAAATTAATGAGTTAGGTGCCTCTGGTCGGATCATTTCATTTGATATTTCAGATCGTGAGCAATGTAAATCTACCTTAGAAGCCGATATAGAAGAACATGGGGCTTATTATGGCGTGGTTCTGAATGCAGGCGTGACAAGTGACACGGCTTTTCCAGCTATGACAGATGAAGATTGGGACGGGGTCATTCACACCAACTTGGATGGTTTTTATAATGTATTACGCCCCTGCACCATGCCTATGGTCTCAGCAAGAAAGGGGGGGCGTATTGTTGTTATGTCTTCTGTTTCTGGTGTCATGGGGAACCGAGGCCAAACAAATTATGCAGCCTCTAAAGCGGGATTAATCGGCGCTGCAAAATCCTTGGCCATTGAATTAGCTAAGCGAAAAATTACTGTAAACAGCGTTGCACCAGGGTTGATCGGCACACAGATGCTAGATGACTTGCCCATGGACGAAATTAAAAAGGCCATTCCTATGCGTCGCGTTGGAACACCAGAAGAAGTTGCAGGAACGGTCTCATTCCTTTGTTCTGATGATGCCAGCTACATCACCAGACAAGTGATCTCAATTAACGGGGGAATGTTCTAA
- a CDS encoding ApeP family dehydratase: MNFAIEDLIAHGHPMILIDHVVSHSDEMIETSLTIKEDTQFMFDGKVPCYVAVEYMAQSIAAYSGIIAREKGEAVRIGFLLGTRRLELLGDGFLIGDHLNIEAKALYNDGEMASFDCVTKKGEKIVAKARLNVYQPSNDNLKMETKADG; the protein is encoded by the coding sequence ATGAATTTTGCCATTGAAGACTTAATCGCACATGGCCACCCGATGATCTTAATTGACCATGTTGTCTCTCATAGTGATGAAATGATTGAAACCTCCCTTACCATCAAGGAAGACACACAATTCATGTTTGACGGTAAAGTCCCTTGCTATGTCGCCGTTGAATATATGGCGCAATCCATTGCGGCCTATAGCGGGATCATTGCAAGAGAAAAAGGCGAAGCCGTCCGTATTGGTTTTCTACTTGGGACGCGCAGACTTGAATTGTTAGGTGATGGTTTTCTCATTGGGGATCACCTTAATATAGAGGCAAAAGCACTCTATAATGATGGGGAAATGGCCTCATTTGATTGCGTAACTAAAAAAGGCGAAAAAATAGTCGCAAAAGCACGTTTAAATGTATATCAACCAAGTAACGATAATTTAAAAATGGAGACAAAAGCCGATGGGTAG
- a CDS encoding beta-ketoacyl-[acyl-carrier-protein] synthase family protein, translating into MTLYLNVLGIVNPLGCGKDQVAENLFAGSQDGLIQNDTYIPDQSVYVGTVDTDLPVIPEKHSLHKSRNNQLAMMALQEIEADIQNLISEYGNERIAVVVGTSTSGIGSNEPAIAEKVINGTFPPDYDYQRQATSDLSQFIQNYLDISGPAMTVSTACTSGAKAVASAARWIEAGICDAAIVGGVDSLCGLTLNGFNALDSLSKGKCLPFSDNRDGINIGEGAALFVLSRQPGLVEFCGYGETSDAYHISAPSPEGLGAIKAMKLAKGDHEVAYINLHGTATQLNDAMEAKAVNELLGDHVPCSSTKSLTGHMLGAAGANELGFLWLSLIHQKLPPHIWDGKSDDALAQLKFVKPDDKLETDNKVLLSNSFAFGGNNICLAVKKASPL; encoded by the coding sequence ATGACTTTATATTTGAACGTCCTTGGGATTGTGAATCCGCTTGGATGTGGAAAAGATCAAGTTGCTGAAAATTTGTTCGCAGGATCTCAAGATGGTCTGATACAAAACGACACTTATATCCCGGACCAATCTGTGTATGTCGGGACAGTTGATACTGACTTGCCAGTTATCCCAGAAAAGCATTCTTTACATAAAAGTCGAAATAATCAACTGGCCATGATGGCTTTACAAGAGATTGAGGCTGATATTCAAAACCTCATCTCTGAATATGGTAATGAGCGCATTGCCGTTGTTGTCGGAACAAGCACATCTGGAATTGGATCAAATGAACCCGCTATTGCAGAAAAAGTAATTAATGGAACATTTCCACCTGATTACGATTACCAACGTCAAGCCACTTCGGATCTTTCCCAATTCATTCAGAACTATCTGGATATAAGCGGCCCAGCAATGACGGTTTCAACCGCTTGCACCTCAGGAGCCAAGGCAGTTGCCTCAGCAGCTAGGTGGATTGAGGCAGGCATCTGTGATGCAGCCATCGTTGGAGGTGTAGACAGTTTATGTGGCCTAACGCTAAACGGGTTCAACGCACTGGACTCACTTTCCAAAGGGAAGTGCTTACCCTTTAGTGACAACCGTGATGGCATAAATATTGGTGAAGGGGCAGCTTTATTCGTCTTAAGTCGCCAACCCGGCCTTGTTGAATTCTGCGGTTATGGTGAAACATCTGATGCCTATCATATCAGTGCTCCATCCCCTGAAGGGCTTGGAGCGATCAAAGCCATGAAATTGGCAAAAGGAGATCATGAAGTTGCCTATATTAACCTTCATGGCACTGCCACCCAATTAAACGATGCCATGGAAGCAAAAGCCGTAAATGAGCTTTTGGGCGATCATGTCCCATGCAGCTCAACAAAGTCTCTTACAGGACATATGCTTGGGGCAGCAGGTGCCAATGAACTCGGTTTTTTATGGTTGTCTCTAATTCATCAAAAACTTCCCCCCCATATTTGGGATGGAAAATCAGACGATGCCTTAGCCCAATTAAAATTTGTAAAGCCTGATGATAAGTTAGAAACAGACAATAAGGTACTTTTAAGCAATTCATTTGCGTTTGGTGGAAACAACATCTGTCTGGCAGTGAAAAAAGCGAGCCCGTTATGA
- a CDS encoding DUF3261 domain-containing protein, with protein MSIKNLIICCAVIILSSCATKFKPEGNDFGKWQLPFAPVEVVQLLKGKHGDKDFVFQVALSLQEERLSLIGLDAMGRRAFTVKWDKDGVHGEKAPWMPDQLKGEHILYDLMLAYWPLESLNRPSDIIIEGEYKRLVTRDGENRVTISRLDVHDRWQGRLIIENHHRSYRIEVQSQKIKGPK; from the coding sequence ATGTCCATAAAAAACCTTATCATCTGTTGTGCTGTTATTATCCTTTCTAGCTGTGCAACCAAGTTTAAACCTGAAGGTAATGATTTTGGAAAATGGCAATTGCCCTTTGCCCCGGTGGAAGTAGTCCAGCTTTTAAAAGGCAAGCATGGGGACAAAGATTTTGTCTTTCAAGTCGCCCTTAGTCTGCAGGAAGAACGTCTATCCCTCATCGGATTAGATGCCATGGGACGTAGAGCTTTTACAGTGAAATGGGATAAGGATGGGGTGCATGGTGAAAAAGCACCTTGGATGCCTGATCAGCTAAAAGGGGAACATATCCTCTATGACCTGATGCTGGCTTATTGGCCGCTTGAATCCCTAAACAGACCCTCAGATATTATTATTGAGGGGGAATATAAACGCCTTGTGACACGCGATGGAGAAAACCGTGTCACAATTTCAAGACTGGATGTACATGACAGATGGCAGGGGCGCTTGATTATTGAGAACCATCACAGGTCCTATCGTATTGAGGTTCAATCTCAGAAAATAAAGGGGCCAAAATGA
- a CDS encoding NAD(P)/FAD-dependent oxidoreductase: MNDMFDVVIIGAGPSGSVAASLLAKHDVRVLMLEKLDFPRFIIGESLLPQSMEFLEKADLLKGVIEHGFQFKNGAAFGCADQSSLIDFRLKYSEGWGTTYQVQRASFDHLLAKEAAAKGTDIRYNHEVIDIDLSQDISRLKVKDAQGNESEIKCKFILDASGYGRVLPRLLDLERPSSFPVRNALFTHMEDQLCIKEFDRNKILITVHPEQHDIWYWLIPFSDGTSSVGVVVRPEVLDKYKGDNSEKLWTLLREAKELGALLDGAEEIRPVGQLSGYSCDVSSLCSDKYALLGNAGEFLDPVFSSGVTIALKSADLVVPPLLKQLNGEKVDWEKEYADPLKIGVTCFKTFVESWYEGSLQKIIFNPPEGDNSIRDMIISILAGYAWDEKNPFVTQPKKYLEMVAAQCP; encoded by the coding sequence TCCCTCGTTTTATTATTGGGGAAAGCCTGTTACCCCAATCAATGGAATTTCTTGAAAAAGCAGACTTACTCAAAGGCGTTATTGAACATGGGTTTCAGTTTAAGAATGGTGCGGCTTTTGGGTGTGCAGATCAAAGCAGCTTGATTGACTTCCGCCTGAAGTACTCTGAAGGTTGGGGAACAACTTATCAAGTCCAGCGCGCTTCTTTTGACCACCTGTTAGCAAAGGAAGCGGCGGCTAAAGGAACTGATATCCGGTATAATCATGAAGTGATCGACATTGACCTGTCACAAGATATATCACGCCTGAAAGTCAAGGACGCACAAGGCAATGAGAGCGAAATAAAATGTAAATTCATCTTAGATGCCAGCGGGTATGGGCGGGTGCTGCCTCGATTGTTAGACCTTGAACGCCCTTCCAGTTTTCCTGTACGCAATGCCTTGTTTACACATATGGAAGACCAGCTTTGCATTAAGGAATTTGACCGCAACAAAATTCTTATAACCGTTCATCCAGAACAACATGATATCTGGTATTGGCTTATCCCGTTCTCAGATGGAACGTCGTCAGTCGGTGTTGTGGTCCGCCCCGAAGTATTAGATAAATACAAAGGTGATAATTCCGAAAAGCTCTGGACATTATTAAGAGAAGCAAAAGAACTTGGCGCTTTACTTGATGGTGCCGAAGAAATACGCCCTGTGGGCCAGCTCTCCGGGTATTCCTGTGATGTCTCAAGCTTATGTTCAGATAAATATGCTTTGTTGGGAAATGCTGGAGAATTTCTGGACCCAGTCTTTTCTTCAGGCGTAACCATAGCCTTAAAGTCTGCTGATTTGGTGGTCCCCCCCTTACTCAAGCAGCTCAATGGAGAAAAAGTTGACTGGGAAAAAGAGTATGCAGACCCGTTAAAAATTGGCGTTACATGTTTTAAAACATTTGTGGAAAGCTGGTATGAAGGATCGCTACAAAAGATCATTTTCAATCCACCTGAAGGAGATAATTCCATCCGGGATATGATTATTTCTATCTTGGCGGGTTATGCGTGGGATGAAAAAAATCCGTTTGTTACCCAGCCTAAGAAATATCTAGAAATGGTGGCAGCCCAATGTCCATAA